In Sphingomonas phyllosphaerae, one DNA window encodes the following:
- the ppa gene encoding inorganic diphosphatase translates to MRIDLIPVGKSPPDDLNVVIEVPTGGEPVKYEFDKASGALFVDRILHTPMRYPANYGFVPHTLSPDGDPLDALVVARSPFIPGCVVRARPIAVLNLEDEAGGDEKLVCVPVDSTFPYYANVGEKDDLPEIVFAQIEHFFTHYKDLEKKKWVRIGTWGDREEARRIVMEAIDRYEAAKAEGVEPHDHDVPGRE, encoded by the coding sequence ATGCGTATCGATCTGATCCCGGTGGGCAAGAGCCCGCCCGACGACCTGAACGTGGTGATCGAGGTGCCGACCGGCGGCGAGCCCGTGAAGTACGAATTCGACAAGGCATCGGGCGCGCTGTTCGTCGACCGCATTCTGCATACGCCGATGCGTTACCCGGCGAACTACGGTTTCGTGCCGCACACGCTGTCGCCGGACGGCGATCCGCTCGACGCGCTGGTCGTCGCGCGCTCGCCGTTCATCCCGGGCTGCGTGGTCCGTGCGCGTCCGATCGCGGTGCTGAACCTCGAGGACGAGGCCGGCGGCGACGAGAAGCTGGTCTGCGTGCCCGTCGACTCGACCTTCCCGTATTACGCCAATGTCGGCGAGAAGGACGACCTGCCCGAGATCGTCTTCGCGCAGATCGAGCACTTCTTCACCCACTACAAGGATCTGGAGAAGAAGAAGTGGGTGCGGATCGGCACCTGGGGCGACCGCGAGGAAGCGCGCCGGATCGTCATGGAAGCGATCGACCGCTACGAGGCCGCCAAGGCCGAGGGCGTCGAGCCGCACGACCATGACGTGCCGGGTCGGGAATAA
- a CDS encoding TfoX/Sxy family protein — protein MALDRGLIDWVAEALAADGSVTHRRMMGGATLYLDGVIFAIVDGDGGLWFKGDAESDAAYDAEDCARFTHQRSDGTVASMNYRRAPEDCYDDGEVLRDWALLGVAAGRRAPPKKKNV, from the coding sequence ATGGCGCTGGATCGGGGACTGATCGACTGGGTCGCGGAGGCGCTGGCGGCGGACGGCAGCGTCACGCACCGCCGGATGATGGGCGGCGCGACGCTTTACCTCGACGGCGTGATCTTCGCGATCGTCGATGGCGACGGCGGCCTGTGGTTCAAAGGCGATGCCGAGAGTGACGCGGCATATGATGCGGAAGACTGCGCGCGCTTCACCCATCAGCGCAGCGATGGCACGGTGGCATCGATGAACTATCGTCGCGCGCCGGAAGATTGCTACGACGATGGCGAGGTGCTGCGCGACTGGGCGTTGCTTGGTGTCGCGGCGGGGCGGCGGGCGCCACCAAAGAAGAAAAACGTTTAG
- a CDS encoding multidrug efflux SMR transporter — protein sequence MAWVWLIVGGLFEVGFTTCLRNADGFRHIGWTLAFLASVSMSMLLLEIAARSIPMGTAYAVWTGIGALGTVLTGILFYGEAVTPVRLLLILGAVGCIAGLKLTAGH from the coding sequence ATGGCGTGGGTCTGGCTGATCGTCGGCGGACTGTTCGAGGTCGGCTTCACCACCTGCCTGCGCAACGCCGACGGTTTTCGCCACATCGGCTGGACGCTCGCCTTTCTCGCCTCGGTGTCGATGTCGATGCTGCTGCTGGAAATCGCCGCGCGCAGCATTCCGATGGGCACCGCCTATGCGGTATGGACCGGGATCGGCGCGCTCGGCACGGTGCTGACCGGCATCTTGTTTTACGGCGAGGCCGTGACACCGGTGCGGCTGTTGCTGATCCTCGGCGCGGTCGGGTGTATCGCCGGGCTCAAGCTGACCGCGGGGCATTGA
- a CDS encoding GNAT family N-acetyltransferase, whose protein sequence is MTLTIRPATPADVPTMLGFVRDLAAFEKAPDAVQATEPMLHDALFGASSAAEALIADLDGRAVGFALFYLTFSTWTGKRGLWLDDLYIAPEARGRGAGAALLKALAGIAVDRGYARFEWWVLDWNTPAIDFYRAKGAVAQDEWTVQRVDGAALLALAERG, encoded by the coding sequence ATGACGCTCACGATCCGTCCCGCCACGCCCGCCGACGTCCCGACGATGCTCGGCTTCGTCCGCGATCTCGCCGCGTTCGAGAAGGCGCCGGACGCCGTTCAAGCGACCGAACCGATGCTCCACGACGCCCTCTTCGGCGCATCCTCCGCCGCCGAGGCGCTGATCGCCGACCTCGACGGCCGAGCGGTCGGCTTCGCGCTCTTCTATCTCACCTTCTCGACCTGGACCGGCAAGCGCGGCCTCTGGCTCGACGATCTCTACATCGCGCCGGAGGCGCGCGGGCGGGGCGCGGGCGCGGCGTTGCTGAAGGCGCTGGCCGGGATCGCGGTCGACCGCGGCTATGCGCGCTTCGAATGGTGGGTGCTTGACTGGAACACCCCCGCGATCGACTTCTATCGCGCAAAGGGTGCGGTCGCGCAGGACGAGTGGACGGTGCAACGCGTCGATGGTGCGGCGTTGCTGGCGCTGGCGGAGCGCGGTTGA
- a CDS encoding DMT family transporter → MTNPRYLSPALALGVAAGGIGLFSIMDAFMKSLVLAIGVYNALLWRTLLQSAIGGVAWRAGGGRRIGARALRLHLARGALTTAMALLFFWGLARVPMAQAIALTYIAPLLALLLGAWLLGERVGARVVGASLAALAGVAVILAGQARMTLGPEALVGAGAILASAILYAINLIVARLQSQAATPGEIAFVQSAIIALLLLCAAPWLAAPPAAALWWKIAVAALLASASLFLLGWAYAHAEAGFLATTEYTSFVYAAVLGWLCFGERVAPTTLAGAGVIVAACLYAARRRTVPQGALEGAA, encoded by the coding sequence ATGACCAACCCGCGTTATCTTTCCCCGGCGCTGGCGCTCGGCGTCGCGGCGGGCGGGATCGGGCTGTTCTCGATCATGGACGCGTTCATGAAGTCGCTGGTGCTGGCGATCGGCGTCTACAATGCGCTGCTGTGGCGGACGCTGCTCCAGAGCGCGATCGGCGGTGTGGCGTGGCGGGCCGGTGGCGGTCGACGGATCGGGGCGCGGGCGCTCAGGCTGCATCTGGCGCGCGGCGCGCTCACCACCGCGATGGCGCTGCTGTTCTTCTGGGGGCTGGCGCGCGTGCCGATGGCGCAGGCGATCGCGCTGACCTACATCGCGCCGCTGCTTGCGCTGCTGCTCGGCGCGTGGCTGCTCGGAGAGCGCGTCGGCGCGCGGGTGGTCGGCGCGTCGCTCGCCGCGCTCGCCGGGGTGGCGGTGATCCTCGCCGGGCAGGCTCGCATGACCCTCGGGCCGGAGGCGCTGGTCGGCGCGGGTGCGATCCTTGCCTCGGCGATCCTGTACGCGATCAACCTGATCGTCGCGCGGCTTCAGAGCCAGGCGGCGACCCCCGGCGAAATCGCCTTCGTGCAATCGGCGATCATCGCGCTCCTGCTGCTGTGCGCCGCGCCGTGGCTGGCGGCGCCGCCCGCTGCCGCGCTGTGGTGGAAGATCGCGGTCGCCGCGCTGCTCGCGTCGGCGTCGCTGTTTCTGCTTGGCTGGGCCTATGCCCATGCCGAGGCCGGGTTTCTGGCGACCACCGAATATACGTCGTTCGTCTATGCCGCGGTGCTCGGCTGGCTGTGCTTCGGTGAGCGCGTCGCGCCGACGACCTTGGCGGGAGCGGGCGTGATCGTTGCCGCGTGTCTGTATGCGGCGCGGCGGCGGACGGTGCCGCAAGGGGCGCTGGAAGGGGCGGCTTAA
- a CDS encoding AbrB/MazE/SpoVT family DNA-binding domain-containing protein, with product MENLLTTVDADGAITIPPDLLRDCGLAEGDAVTFELMEAGVRIAGRDPRDDGPHD from the coding sequence GTGGAAAATCTTCTGACGACGGTAGACGCCGACGGCGCGATCACGATCCCTCCCGACCTGCTGCGTGACTGCGGCTTGGCAGAGGGCGATGCGGTGACGTTCGAACTGATGGAAGCCGGCGTCCGCATAGCTGGCCGCGATCCGCGCGATGACGGGCCGCATGACTGA
- the ispG gene encoding flavodoxin-dependent (E)-4-hydroxy-3-methylbut-2-enyl-diphosphate synthase, whose translation MSIRPWRDIARRPSRQIMVGNVPVGGDAPVTVQTMTNTPTEDAAATIDQIRRCEEAGADIVRVSCPDVASTAALGQIVRAAKVPIVADIHFHYKRALEAADAGAACLRINPGNIGSSDRVAEVVRAAKANGCAIRIGVNAGSLEKDLLEKYGEPCPEALVESALDHIKLLQDHDFHEYKVAVKASDVFLAVTAYQGLAEATDCPLHLGITEAGGLIGGTVKSSIGLGSLLWFGIGDTIRVSLSAEPEEEVRVGFEILKALGIRNRGVRVVSCPSCARQGFDVIRTVQALEERLQHIRTPMSLSVLGCVVNGPGEARETDIGITGGGNGKHMVYLSGVTDHHVQDADMIDHIVRLVEAKAAEIEASDAAAKLAAA comes from the coding sequence ATGTCGATCCGTCCGTGGCGCGATATCGCGCGTCGTCCCAGCCGCCAGATCATGGTCGGCAACGTCCCCGTCGGCGGGGATGCCCCGGTCACCGTGCAGACGATGACCAATACGCCGACCGAGGATGCCGCCGCGACGATCGACCAGATCCGCCGCTGCGAAGAGGCCGGGGCGGACATCGTCCGCGTCAGCTGCCCCGACGTCGCCTCCACCGCCGCGCTCGGCCAGATCGTCCGCGCCGCCAAGGTGCCGATCGTCGCCGACATCCATTTCCACTACAAGCGCGCACTCGAAGCCGCCGATGCCGGCGCGGCGTGCCTGCGCATCAACCCCGGCAATATCGGTTCGTCGGATCGTGTCGCGGAGGTAGTGCGCGCCGCCAAGGCCAATGGCTGCGCGATCCGCATCGGCGTCAACGCCGGCTCGCTCGAGAAGGACCTGCTCGAAAAATATGGCGAGCCGTGCCCCGAGGCGCTGGTCGAATCGGCGCTCGACCATATCAAGCTGCTGCAGGACCACGACTTCCACGAATATAAGGTCGCGGTGAAGGCGTCGGACGTGTTCCTTGCGGTCACCGCCTATCAGGGGCTCGCCGAGGCGACCGACTGCCCGCTCCACCTCGGCATCACCGAGGCCGGCGGGCTGATCGGCGGGACGGTGAAGTCGTCGATCGGGCTCGGCTCGCTGCTGTGGTTCGGGATCGGCGACACGATCCGCGTCTCGCTGTCCGCCGAGCCGGAGGAGGAAGTCCGCGTCGGGTTCGAGATCCTCAAGGCGCTCGGCATCCGCAACCGCGGCGTGCGCGTGGTAAGCTGCCCGAGCTGCGCGCGGCAGGGCTTCGACGTGATCCGCACCGTGCAGGCGCTGGAGGAACGGCTCCAGCACATCCGCACCCCGATGAGCCTGTCGGTGCTCGGCTGCGTCGTCAACGGCCCCGGCGAGGCGCGCGAGACCGACATCGGCATCACCGGCGGCGGCAACGGCAAGCACATGGTCTATCTGTCGGGCGTCACCGACCATCATGTGCAGGACGCCGACATGATCGACCATATCGTCAGACTGGTCGAGGCGAAGGCCGCCGAGATCGAGGCTTCAGACGCGGCGGCGAAACTGGCGGCGGCATAA
- a CDS encoding acyltransferase family protein: MQRHYGLDWLRIGAFAILIVYHVGMVFVPWDFHAKLPGAWWVAVPMMASNPWRLALLFLVSGYASRALMLRNKAPWRFARQRSLRLLVPLIFGIVVIVPVQPWVEMVEKYGYAEGFWHFWWHDYFRFGALGLLFVPAWNHLWFVAYLWVYTLVLAAGALLLPQGLRRAMQAGFVWTMRGPALLIVPIAWMVFVGFWLFPGARETHGLVDDGVAHFSYFPFFLFGYALACAPQTLAALVARWKASAAIALLAYVVVAGIEIRWPGSRMPYPWGIVFSVARSVEGWAAVAALIGYADGHWNRDRSWRRMLTEAVFPFYIIHQSIIVLVAFWLAPLALPGGVAFAVLVAATLAGCWAFYLGGRAIGPLRPLIGLRRHASRRTHVDPRPAIV, encoded by the coding sequence ATGCAGCGTCATTACGGCCTGGACTGGCTCCGCATCGGGGCGTTCGCGATCCTGATCGTCTATCATGTCGGGATGGTGTTCGTGCCGTGGGACTTTCATGCGAAGCTGCCGGGCGCGTGGTGGGTGGCGGTGCCGATGATGGCGTCGAACCCGTGGCGGCTGGCGTTGCTGTTCCTCGTCTCGGGCTATGCCAGTCGGGCGCTTATGCTGCGGAACAAGGCGCCGTGGCGGTTCGCGCGGCAGCGCTCGCTGCGGCTGCTGGTGCCGCTGATCTTCGGCATCGTGGTGATCGTTCCGGTGCAGCCGTGGGTCGAGATGGTCGAGAAATACGGCTATGCGGAGGGCTTCTGGCACTTCTGGTGGCACGATTACTTCCGGTTCGGCGCGCTCGGTCTGCTGTTCGTGCCGGCATGGAACCATTTGTGGTTCGTCGCCTATCTGTGGGTCTATACGCTGGTGCTCGCCGCCGGCGCGCTGCTGCTGCCGCAGGGGCTGCGGCGCGCGATGCAGGCGGGGTTCGTGTGGACGATGCGCGGTCCGGCGCTGCTGATCGTGCCGATCGCCTGGATGGTGTTCGTCGGCTTCTGGCTGTTCCCCGGCGCGCGCGAGACGCACGGGCTGGTCGACGACGGCGTCGCGCACTTCAGCTACTTTCCGTTCTTCCTGTTCGGCTATGCGCTGGCGTGCGCGCCGCAGACGCTGGCAGCGCTGGTCGCGCGATGGAAGGCGTCGGCGGCGATCGCGCTATTGGCCTATGTGGTGGTGGCGGGAATCGAGATCCGCTGGCCGGGCAGCCGGATGCCCTATCCGTGGGGGATCGTCTTCTCGGTGGCGCGATCGGTCGAGGGCTGGGCGGCGGTGGCGGCGCTGATCGGCTATGCCGACGGACACTGGAACCGCGACCGATCGTGGCGGCGGATGCTGACCGAAGCGGTGTTCCCCTTCTACATTATCCACCAGTCGATCATCGTGCTGGTCGCCTTCTGGCTGGCGCCGCTCGCACTGCCCGGCGGCGTGGCGTTCGCGGTGCTGGTCGCGGCGACGCTGGCGGGGTGCTGGGCCTTCTATCTGGGTGGGCGGGCGATTGGACCGTTGCGGCCGTTGATCGGGTTGCGCCGGCACGCGTCGCGGCGGACGCATGTCGATCCGCGACCGGCGATCGTTTAA
- a CDS encoding OmpA family protein has protein sequence MAKAPHGKNEPPKIVIVKKITMVAGGHHGGAWKVAYADFVTAMMAFFLLLWLLGATTEKQRKGIADYFAPTLIDKKRVGIGGQGIGGGESLTSKEKTGPKAGTSDLHALALVTDNPVGEAKGFGKKGSLRSASAIAKEDAKNFAKLRQQVMEKIAAQRELAKLAKHIRFSMTPDGMRIDLVDDADYSMFALGTTALATDASALIGLVAQGIKETQNPIMIRGYTDSLPYGDPRAMNNWMLSSGRAEATRRRLALGGIPEARFNRIEGVADREPMIADNPQDPRNRRVAITLLYRAGTFGQ, from the coding sequence ATGGCAAAAGCTCCGCACGGCAAGAACGAGCCGCCCAAGATCGTCATCGTCAAGAAGATCACCATGGTCGCCGGGGGACACCACGGCGGCGCGTGGAAGGTCGCCTATGCCGATTTCGTGACCGCGATGATGGCGTTCTTCCTGCTGCTGTGGCTGCTCGGCGCGACGACCGAGAAGCAGCGCAAGGGCATCGCCGATTATTTCGCGCCGACGCTGATCGACAAGAAGCGCGTCGGGATCGGCGGGCAGGGGATCGGCGGCGGCGAATCGCTGACGTCGAAGGAGAAGACCGGGCCGAAGGCGGGCACGTCGGACCTGCATGCGCTGGCGCTCGTCACCGACAATCCGGTCGGTGAGGCCAAGGGCTTCGGCAAGAAGGGCTCGCTGCGCAGCGCGAGCGCGATCGCCAAGGAGGACGCCAAGAATTTTGCCAAGCTGCGCCAGCAGGTGATGGAAAAGATCGCCGCGCAGCGCGAGCTGGCGAAACTGGCGAAGCACATCCGCTTCTCGATGACGCCGGACGGGATGCGCATCGATCTGGTCGACGATGCCGATTATTCGATGTTCGCGCTCGGAACGACGGCGCTGGCCACCGATGCCTCGGCGCTGATCGGGCTGGTCGCGCAGGGGATCAAGGAGACGCAGAACCCGATCATGATCCGCGGCTATACCGACAGCCTGCCCTATGGCGATCCGCGTGCGATGAACAACTGGATGCTGTCGTCGGGCCGCGCCGAGGCGACGCGCCGCCGGCTCGCGCTGGGTGGCATCCCGGAGGCGCGTTTCAACCGGATCGAAGGCGTCGCCGACCGCGAGCCGATGATCGCCGACAATCCGCAGGACCCCCGCAACCGCCGCGTCGCGATCACGTTGCTCTATCGCGCGGGAACGTTCGGGCAGTAA
- the motA gene encoding flagellar motor stator protein MotA produces MFPAIGLVILLGMVFGGFAITGGNLEPVFEAIPHEMLIIGGAAVGALVIGNSGKELKALGGGLGKVFKGPVYKKQDYLDVIFLVSKLMKMLRMEGPIALEPHVEDPKSSAVFAEYPRLLKDHTLVNLIADTLRLVVVSSGTLDVHAVEEVMENAIKTHHHEVEGPEHTLQSLADSLPALGIVAAVLGIVKTMGSIDKPPSVLGGMIGSALVGTFMGVLLAYGIVNPFAGRLKQVVSADAAIYHVVKQIIIASLHGHPQPLVIEAARSGIDHKNQPGFAEVFDGLRGK; encoded by the coding sequence ATGTTCCCGGCCATCGGCCTCGTCATCCTCCTCGGCATGGTGTTCGGCGGTTTCGCCATCACCGGCGGCAACCTCGAACCCGTGTTCGAGGCGATCCCGCACGAGATGCTCATCATCGGCGGCGCCGCGGTCGGCGCGCTGGTCATCGGCAATTCCGGCAAGGAGCTAAAGGCGCTGGGCGGCGGGCTCGGCAAGGTCTTCAAGGGGCCGGTCTACAAGAAGCAGGACTATCTCGACGTCATCTTCCTCGTCAGCAAGCTGATGAAGATGCTGCGGATGGAGGGGCCGATCGCGCTCGAGCCGCATGTCGAGGATCCGAAGTCGTCGGCGGTGTTCGCCGAATATCCGCGACTGCTGAAGGACCATACTTTGGTCAACCTGATCGCCGACACGCTGCGGCTGGTCGTCGTGTCCTCGGGCACGCTCGACGTCCACGCCGTCGAGGAGGTGATGGAAAACGCGATCAAGACCCACCACCACGAGGTCGAGGGGCCGGAGCATACGCTGCAGAGCCTCGCCGATTCGCTGCCCGCGCTCGGCATCGTCGCGGCGGTGCTCGGCATCGTGAAGACGATGGGCTCGATCGACAAGCCGCCGTCGGTGTTGGGCGGCATGATCGGCTCGGCGCTGGTCGGCACCTTCATGGGCGTGTTGCTGGCGTACGGCATCGTCAATCCGTTCGCCGGGCGGCTGAAGCAGGTCGTGTCAGCCGACGCGGCGATCTATCACGTCGTCAAGCAGATCATCATCGCCTCGCTCCACGGCCATCCGCAGCCGCTGGTGATCGAGGCGGCGCGCTCGGGGATCGACCACAAGAACCAGCCCGGCTTCGCCGAGGTCTTCGACGGCCTGCGCGGTAAGTGA
- a CDS encoding flagellin — protein sequence MSTAVKLQTQIATGKKFTSPSENVTIGQQLAEFDRKNIDAAAYTSNMNMSQSMLSQADTTLESITTQMQRATELTVRAGNGSLSAQDRKVIGDELKAVVDTLVGLGNVTDSNGRSLFGSADGTQAVTRNADGTFAYNTAPSLSEVPIADNMSIQPTETAARIFQSPAGDTLAMLSQLAAALQGGDTTGQAARDALDKVNTATDQVSIVQASVGARAARVELQQTLQENISADREELRSSLEDTDITSAAAEFAKTMTILNATQSSFSKLSQLSLFSYLR from the coding sequence ATGTCCACCGCGGTCAAGCTGCAGACGCAGATCGCGACCGGCAAGAAGTTCACCTCGCCCTCCGAAAACGTCACGATCGGGCAGCAGCTGGCCGAGTTCGACCGCAAGAACATCGACGCGGCCGCCTATACGTCGAACATGAACATGTCGCAGTCGATGCTCTCGCAGGCGGACACGACGCTCGAATCGATCACCACGCAGATGCAGCGCGCCACCGAACTGACGGTGCGCGCCGGCAACGGCTCGCTCAGCGCGCAGGATCGCAAGGTGATCGGCGACGAGCTGAAGGCGGTCGTCGACACGCTGGTGGGGCTGGGCAACGTCACCGATTCGAACGGTCGTTCGCTGTTCGGCAGCGCCGACGGGACGCAGGCGGTGACCAGGAACGCCGACGGCACCTTCGCCTACAATACCGCGCCGTCGCTGTCGGAGGTGCCGATCGCCGACAACATGTCGATCCAGCCGACCGAAACCGCCGCGCGCATCTTCCAGAGCCCGGCCGGCGACACGCTGGCGATGCTCTCGCAGTTGGCGGCCGCGTTGCAGGGGGGTGACACGACCGGTCAGGCGGCGCGCGATGCGCTCGACAAGGTCAATACGGCGACCGATCAGGTGTCGATCGTCCAGGCGTCGGTCGGCGCACGCGCCGCGCGCGTCGAACTCCAGCAGACGCTGCAGGAGAATATCTCCGCCGATCGCGAGGAGTTGCGCTCGTCGCTGGAAGATACCGACATCACCTCGGCCGCGGCGGAATTCGCCAAGACGATGACGATCCTCAACGCGACCCAGTCCAGCTTCTCCAAATTGTCGCAGCTGTCGCTGTTCAGCTACCTGCGCTGA
- the flgK gene encoding flagellar hook-associated protein FlgK: protein MSDLLSLGASGVRTYQTALATTSENIANAGNASYVRRTPSIREITGGTGWNTSSPNGMGASAFNVLRAGNSYADQTLRTASSDLSRTQAGSVWLERIETALSSGGLSSRLTGFFAAGTALQADPSSAALRAGMLSAGSSVADAFGVTARALDDAGAELDGQAVQGAAELSRLNQAMLKVNQGLVRTAPGTSAMAGLMDQRDELLQQMSALSDIDVKLDDYGRATVRAGGPNGPVLVDPRDASEVAYGRTGSNVALAVRPSSGTPTLFDPEGGSLAGMVEGAQRIASARDALGRIATDLTQTVNDLQAAGDDQKGNPGTDFFEASATDPTVFTVKLTGGDQIAAAGRAGGSRDASNLAALAGKRTSMGFEGSVQALITDNAATLKQRRLVADAQTTIRDGAITTRSELTGVNLDNEAIDLLKFQQAYQASSRVIQVAKETFQSILEIR from the coding sequence ATGAGTGATCTGCTCTCCCTCGGCGCTTCGGGCGTGCGCACGTACCAGACGGCGCTGGCGACGACGTCGGAGAACATCGCCAATGCCGGCAATGCGTCCTACGTCCGCCGTACCCCCAGCATCCGCGAGATCACCGGCGGCACCGGCTGGAACACCTCGTCGCCGAACGGCATGGGGGCGTCGGCCTTCAACGTCTTGCGCGCCGGCAACAGCTACGCCGACCAGACGCTGCGCACCGCATCGTCCGATCTGTCGCGCACGCAGGCCGGCTCGGTCTGGCTGGAGCGGATTGAAACCGCGCTGAGCAGCGGCGGGCTGTCGTCGCGGCTGACCGGCTTCTTCGCCGCCGGCACCGCGCTGCAGGCCGATCCGTCCTCCGCCGCCCTGCGCGCCGGCATGTTGAGCGCGGGTTCGTCGGTCGCCGATGCGTTCGGCGTCACCGCGCGCGCGCTCGACGATGCCGGGGCCGAGCTTGACGGGCAGGCCGTACAGGGCGCCGCCGAACTGTCGCGGCTCAACCAGGCGATGCTCAAGGTCAATCAGGGGCTGGTGCGCACCGCACCCGGCACGTCGGCGATGGCCGGCCTGATGGACCAGCGCGACGAATTGCTCCAGCAGATGAGCGCGCTGAGCGACATCGACGTCAAGCTCGACGATTACGGCCGCGCCACGGTGCGCGCGGGCGGACCGAACGGCCCGGTGCTGGTCGATCCGCGCGACGCCAGCGAGGTCGCCTATGGGCGCACCGGCAGCAACGTCGCGCTCGCGGTGCGCCCGTCGAGCGGCACGCCGACATTGTTCGATCCCGAAGGCGGGTCGCTCGCCGGCATGGTCGAGGGCGCGCAGCGGATCGCCTCCGCACGCGACGCGCTGGGGCGAATCGCGACCGATCTGACCCAGACGGTCAACGACCTGCAAGCCGCCGGCGACGACCAGAAGGGCAATCCCGGCACCGACTTCTTCGAAGCGAGCGCGACCGATCCCACCGTCTTCACGGTCAAGCTGACCGGCGGCGACCAGATCGCGGCCGCGGGTCGGGCGGGCGGATCGCGCGATGCGTCGAACCTCGCCGCGCTGGCGGGCAAGCGCACCAGCATGGGGTTCGAGGGCAGCGTACAGGCGCTCATCACCGACAATGCCGCGACGCTCAAGCAGCGGCGGCTGGTCGCGGATGCGCAGACCACGATCCGCGACGGCGCGATCACCACGCGCTCCGAACTGACCGGCGTCAACCTCGATAACGAAGCGATCGACCTGCTGAAGTTCCAGCAGGCGTATCAGGCGTCCAGCCGCGTCATCCAGGTCGCCAAGGAAACCTTCCAGTCGATCCTCGAGATCAGGTAA
- a CDS encoding rod-binding protein: protein MTDAIGPITGQTGLDTGLSRAATKQNLDKAAQQFESVFTGMMLKSMRQAKLADPLIDSKAMDTFRDMSDQKVVQNMAEHHPLGIGQAMSKFLAQSQPEIGAGSTEAATPKP, encoded by the coding sequence ATGACGGACGCGATCGGACCGATCACCGGCCAGACCGGGCTCGACACCGGGCTCTCGCGCGCCGCGACGAAGCAGAACCTCGACAAGGCCGCGCAGCAGTTCGAATCGGTGTTCACCGGCATGATGCTCAAGTCGATGCGGCAGGCGAAGCTCGCCGATCCGCTGATCGACAGCAAGGCGATGGACACGTTCCGCGACATGAGCGACCAGAAGGTCGTCCAGAACATGGCCGAGCACCACCCGCTCGGCATCGGGCAGGCGATGAGCAAGTTTCTCGCGCAGTCGCAGCCGGAGATCGGGGCGGGCTCGACCGAGGCAGCGACCCCGAAGCCCTGA
- a CDS encoding flagellar basal body P-ring protein FlgI: MLRTLFIALLALIVSVPAQADRIKDLGGFQGIRSNQLTGYGVVVGLPGTGDDNLEYTVQSVKAVASRFGLQLPPNANPGLKNAAVVLITAELPPFAKPGQRIDITVASMGKAKSLRGGALVLTPLLGADGQVYAMAQGNLAVGGLGAEGADGSKIVVNVPSTGRIPEGATVERAVATGFADTPFLTYNLARADFTTAQNVAAAINRKLGFGSAQATDAVSVAVRAPVGADVRATLMSEIENLTVDSAEPPAKVIVNARTGTVVINSAVRLAPAAVTHGKLTVRIDESQRVSQPAPLSNGQTALENRSNVQVTEEKKPMFLLTPGPKLADVVKAVNAIGASPADLVAILEALKEAGALKAELVVL, from the coding sequence ATGCTGCGCACGCTCTTCATTGCGCTCCTCGCGCTGATCGTCTCGGTGCCCGCGCAGGCAGACCGCATCAAGGATCTGGGCGGGTTCCAGGGCATCCGCTCGAACCAGCTGACCGGGTACGGCGTGGTCGTCGGGCTGCCCGGCACCGGCGACGACAATCTCGAATATACCGTGCAATCGGTGAAGGCGGTCGCGTCGCGTTTCGGGCTGCAACTGCCCCCAAATGCAAATCCGGGGCTGAAGAACGCCGCGGTGGTGCTGATCACCGCCGAGCTGCCGCCGTTCGCCAAGCCCGGCCAGCGGATCGACATCACCGTCGCCTCGATGGGCAAGGCCAAGTCGCTACGCGGCGGTGCGCTGGTGCTCACCCCGCTGCTAGGCGCCGATGGGCAGGTCTATGCGATGGCGCAGGGCAATCTGGCGGTCGGCGGGCTGGGTGCGGAGGGTGCGGACGGATCGAAGATCGTCGTCAACGTCCCCTCGACCGGTCGCATTCCCGAGGGCGCGACCGTGGAGCGCGCGGTCGCGACCGGGTTCGCCGACACGCCGTTCCTCACCTACAATCTCGCCCGCGCCGACTTCACGACCGCGCAGAACGTCGCCGCCGCGATCAACCGCAAGCTCGGCTTCGGCTCGGCGCAGGCGACCGACGCGGTGTCGGTCGCGGTGCGCGCGCCGGTCGGTGCCGACGTCCGCGCGACGCTGATGAGCGAGATCGAGAACCTCACCGTCGACAGCGCCGAGCCGCCCGCCAAGGTGATCGTCAACGCGCGCACCGGCACCGTGGTCATCAACTCCGCGGTCCGCCTCGCGCCGGCGGCGGTGACGCACGGCAAGCTGACCGTCCGCATCGACGAGAGCCAGCGCGTCAGCCAGCCCGCCCCGCTCAGCAACGGCCAAACCGCGCTGGAGAACCGCTCGAACGTGCAGGTCACCGAGGAGAAGAAGCCGATGTTCCTGCTCACGCCCGGCCCGAAGCTGGCCGATGTCGTCAAGGCGGTGAATGCGATCGGCGCCTCCCCGGCCGACCTCGTCGCGATCCTCGAGGCGCTGAAGGAAGCCGGCGCGCTCAAGGCCGAACTGGTGGTGCTGTGA